A DNA window from Carassius gibelio isolate Cgi1373 ecotype wild population from Czech Republic chromosome A8, carGib1.2-hapl.c, whole genome shotgun sequence contains the following coding sequences:
- the LOC128019148 gene encoding cold shock domain-containing protein E1-like isoform X5, whose amino-acid sequence MSFDPSLLHNNGHGGFANGTSMGIRETGVVEKLLASYGFIQCSERQARLFFHCSQYNGNLQELKIGDDVEFEVSSDRRTGKPVAVKLVKIKAEMLPEERISGQVGPDLHASPLTVLHGFIHPVVSAIPSHLDGKSAPGQVPTGSVCYERNGEVFYLTYTPEDIEGNVNLDTGDKVSFYMETNKHTGAVSAHNIVLVKKKQSRCQGVVCATKEAFGFIERGDVVKEIFFHYSEFKGDLEALQAGDDVEFTIKERNGKEVATDVRLLPQGTVIFEDISIETFEGTVTKVIPKVPTKNQNDPLPGRISARINFTDKELLFGEKDTKSKVTLLEGDHVQFNISTDRRDKLERATNIDILPGTFHFTKESREMGVIAAMRDGFGFIKCVDRDARMFFHFSEVLEESQLHISDEVEFTVVPDMLSAQRNHAVRIKKLPKGTVSFHTQSELRFVGVVEKEAVPATTTKSSSPSKGKEKEAEEGLIAYEESGVKNTLPYYIKDLEGGAYPQVGDKVEFSISEVKRTGQQSAVSLKILNRAVGTKRLQGYIATLKDNFGFIETSNHDQEIFFHYSEVCGDVDNMDLGDTVEYTLSKGKGNKISAEKVTKVAAVNDLGEDVSNTVFLGKVVRPIRSVDPSQTDYQGLIELTEEEASKDQSYPFGIVGMANKGDCLQKGEMVKFQLCTVAQTGQKMACNIVPQRRALVECVKDQFGFITYEVGESKKLFFHVKEVQDGLELQAGDEVEFSVILNQRTGKCSACNVRRVSEGPKPVATPRPDRLVNRLKSITLDDTNAPRLVIIRQPRGPDNSKGFNVERKPRQPGVTD is encoded by the exons ATGAGTTTTGACCCCAGTCTGCTGCATAATAATGGCCATGGTGGCTTTGCCAATGGAACAAGCATGGGCATTCGTGAGACGGGAGTAGTTGAAAAGCTGCTAGCATCATATGGCTTCATTCAGTGCTCTGAGAGACAGGCCCGCCTCTTCTTCCACTGCTCTCAGTACAACGGCAACTTGCAGGAGCTAAAGATTGGAG ATGATGTGGAGTTTGAGGTGTCGTCTGATAGACGCACTGGCAAACCAGTTGCGGTGAAGCTGGTAAAAATCAAGGCAGAAATGTTGCCAGAAGAGCGAATTTCTGGGCAGGTGGGGCCTGACTTGCACGCCTCTCCTTTAACTGTGCTGCATGGTTTTATTCATCCA GTAGTGTCAGCTATCCCTTCTCACTTGGATGGGAAGTCCGCACCTGGCCAAGTGCCCACAGGCAGTGTGTGTTATGAGAGGAATGGG GAAGTGTTTTATTTGACCTATACCCCTGAGGATATTGAAGGCAATGTCAATTTAGATACTGGAGATAAAGTCAGTTTTTACATGGAAACCAACAAGCA TACTGGTGCTGTTAGTGCTCACAACATTGTATTGGTAAAGAAGAAACAGTCAAGATGTCAGGGAGTCGTTTGTGCTACCAAG GAGGCCTTTGGATTCATTGAACGAGGGGATGTTGTGAAAGAGATCTTCTTCCACTACAGTGAGTTTAAAGGAGATCTGGAGGCTCTACAAGCTGGAGATGATGTGGAATTCACcattaaagaaagaaat GGCAAGGAAGTGGCCACAGATGTGAGACTGTTGCCTCAGGGCACTGTTATATTTGAGGACATCAGTATTGAAACTTTCGAGGGCACTGTCACCAAGGTTATTCCCAAGGTTCCCACCAAGAATCAG aATGACCCGCTGCCGGGGCGAATCAGTGCCAGAATTAATTTCACTGACAAAGAGCTGCTATTCGGGGAGAAGGACACCAAGTCCAAAGTGACGCTGCTGGAGGGTGACCATGTCCAATTCAATATATCCACCGACCGTCGAGACAAACTGGAGAGAGCGACAAACATCGACATCCTCCCTGGCACTTTCCATTTCACAAAGGAGAGTCGTGAAATG GGTGTGATAGCTGCCATGCGTGATGGTTTTGGATTCATCAAATGTGTGGACCGTGATGCCCGAATGTTCTTCCATTTCAGCGAAGTTCTGGAAGAGAGCCAACTGCACATTTCTGATGAAGTGGAATTCACTGTTGTCCCT GACATGTTGTCTGCCCAAAGGAACCATGCCGTGAGGATCAAAAAGCTGCCCAAGGGCACAGTGTCGTTCCACACTCAATCTGAGCTGCGTTTTGTGGGTGTGGTGGAGAAAGAAGCTGTGCCTGCTACCACCACCAAGAGCTCCAGCCCCAGCAAGGGCAAAGAGAAG GAAGCAGAGGAAGGCTTGATTGCGTATGAAGAAAGTGGAGTGAAGAACACTCTTCCCTACTATATTAAGGACCTAGAGGGAGGTGCTTACCCACAGGTTGGAGACAAG GTGGAGTTCTCCATCAGTGAGGTGAAACGCACCGGACAGCAAAGTGCAGTGTCCCTCAAGATCCTAAATCGTGCTGTAGGCACCAAGAGGCTTCAGGGATACATAGCAACACTGAAGGATAACTTTGGCTTCATAGAAACCTCCAATCATGACCAGGAGATATTTTTCCACTACAG TGAGGTGTGTGGGGATGTGGATAATATGGACCTGGGAGATACAGTGGAGTACACACTATCCAAGGGCAAAGGAAACAAAATCAGTGCTGAAAAGGTCACCAAAGTTGCAGCTG tgaatGATCTAGGAGAAGATGTGAGTAATACAGTGTTCCTGGGGAAAGTGGTTCGGCCCATACGCAGTGTGGACCCTTCTCAGACTGATTATCAAGGCCTTATTGAGCTCACAGAGGAAG AAGCCAGCAAGGATCAGAGTTATCCTTTCGGCATCGTTGGTATGGCCAATAAAGGTGACTGTCTACAGAAGGGTGAGATGGTCAAGTTTCAGTTGTGTACAGTGGCCCAGACAGGACAAAAGATGGCCTGCAATATTGTGCCTCAGCGTAGAGCCCTGGTGGAGTGCGTCAAAGATCAG TTTGGTTTCATCACATACGAAGTTGGAGAGAGCAAGAAGCTGTTTTTCCATGTGAAGGAGGTTCAGGATGGTCTGGAGCTCCAGGCCGGTGATGAAGTGGAGTTTTCGGTTATCCTGAACCAACGCACAGGCAAATGCAGTGCCTGCAATGTTCGCAGAGTCAG tGAGGGTCCAAAGCCAGTAGCAACACCTCGACCTGACAGACTGGTCAATCGCTTGAAGAGCATCACTCTTGATGACACCAACGCCCCTCGTCTCGTTATTATCAGACAGCCTCGTGGCCCAGACAATTCTAAG GGCTTCAATGTTGAGAGGAAACCCCGCCAACCTGGTGTTACTGACTGA
- the LOC128019148 gene encoding cold shock domain-containing protein E1-like isoform X6 → MSFDPSLLHNNGHGGFANGTSMGIRETGVVEKLLASYGFIQCSERQARLFFHCSQYNGNLQELKIGDDVEFEVSSDRRTGKPVAVKLVKIKAEMLPEERISGQVVSAIPSHLDGKSAPGQVPTGSVCYERNGEVFYLTYTPEDIEGNVNLDTGDKVSFYMETNKHTGAVSAHNIVLVKKKQSRCQGVVCATKEAFGFIERGDVVKEIFFHYSEFKGDLEALQAGDDVEFTIKERNGKEVATDVRLLPQGTVIFEDISIETFEGTVTKVIPKVPTKNQNDPLPGRISARINFTDKELLFGEKDTKSKVTLLEGDHVQFNISTDRRDKLERATNIDILPGTFHFTKESREMGVIAAMRDGFGFIKCVDRDARMFFHFSEVLEESQLHISDEVEFTVVPDMLSAQRNHAVRIKKLPKGTVSFHTQSELRFVGVVEKEAVPATTTKSSSPSKGKEKEAEEGLIAYEESGVKNTLPYYIKDLEGGAYPQVGDKVEFSISEVKRTGQQSAVSLKILNRAVGTKRLQGYIATLKDNFGFIETSNHDQEIFFHYSEVCGDVDNMDLGDTVEYTLSKGKGNKISAEKVTKVAAVNDLGEDVSNTVFLGKVVRPIRSVDPSQTDYQGLIELTEEEASKDQSYPFGIVGMANKGDCLQKGEMVKFQLCTVAQTGQKMACNIVPQRRALVECVKDQFGFITYEVGESKKLFFHVKEVQDGLELQAGDEVEFSVILNQRTGKCSACNVRRVSEGPKPVATPRPDRLVNRLKSITLDDTNAPRLVIIRQPRGPDNSKGFNVERKPRQPGVTD, encoded by the exons ATGAGTTTTGACCCCAGTCTGCTGCATAATAATGGCCATGGTGGCTTTGCCAATGGAACAAGCATGGGCATTCGTGAGACGGGAGTAGTTGAAAAGCTGCTAGCATCATATGGCTTCATTCAGTGCTCTGAGAGACAGGCCCGCCTCTTCTTCCACTGCTCTCAGTACAACGGCAACTTGCAGGAGCTAAAGATTGGAG ATGATGTGGAGTTTGAGGTGTCGTCTGATAGACGCACTGGCAAACCAGTTGCGGTGAAGCTGGTAAAAATCAAGGCAGAAATGTTGCCAGAAGAGCGAATTTCTGGGCAG GTAGTGTCAGCTATCCCTTCTCACTTGGATGGGAAGTCCGCACCTGGCCAAGTGCCCACAGGCAGTGTGTGTTATGAGAGGAATGGG GAAGTGTTTTATTTGACCTATACCCCTGAGGATATTGAAGGCAATGTCAATTTAGATACTGGAGATAAAGTCAGTTTTTACATGGAAACCAACAAGCA TACTGGTGCTGTTAGTGCTCACAACATTGTATTGGTAAAGAAGAAACAGTCAAGATGTCAGGGAGTCGTTTGTGCTACCAAG GAGGCCTTTGGATTCATTGAACGAGGGGATGTTGTGAAAGAGATCTTCTTCCACTACAGTGAGTTTAAAGGAGATCTGGAGGCTCTACAAGCTGGAGATGATGTGGAATTCACcattaaagaaagaaat GGCAAGGAAGTGGCCACAGATGTGAGACTGTTGCCTCAGGGCACTGTTATATTTGAGGACATCAGTATTGAAACTTTCGAGGGCACTGTCACCAAGGTTATTCCCAAGGTTCCCACCAAGAATCAG aATGACCCGCTGCCGGGGCGAATCAGTGCCAGAATTAATTTCACTGACAAAGAGCTGCTATTCGGGGAGAAGGACACCAAGTCCAAAGTGACGCTGCTGGAGGGTGACCATGTCCAATTCAATATATCCACCGACCGTCGAGACAAACTGGAGAGAGCGACAAACATCGACATCCTCCCTGGCACTTTCCATTTCACAAAGGAGAGTCGTGAAATG GGTGTGATAGCTGCCATGCGTGATGGTTTTGGATTCATCAAATGTGTGGACCGTGATGCCCGAATGTTCTTCCATTTCAGCGAAGTTCTGGAAGAGAGCCAACTGCACATTTCTGATGAAGTGGAATTCACTGTTGTCCCT GACATGTTGTCTGCCCAAAGGAACCATGCCGTGAGGATCAAAAAGCTGCCCAAGGGCACAGTGTCGTTCCACACTCAATCTGAGCTGCGTTTTGTGGGTGTGGTGGAGAAAGAAGCTGTGCCTGCTACCACCACCAAGAGCTCCAGCCCCAGCAAGGGCAAAGAGAAG GAAGCAGAGGAAGGCTTGATTGCGTATGAAGAAAGTGGAGTGAAGAACACTCTTCCCTACTATATTAAGGACCTAGAGGGAGGTGCTTACCCACAGGTTGGAGACAAG GTGGAGTTCTCCATCAGTGAGGTGAAACGCACCGGACAGCAAAGTGCAGTGTCCCTCAAGATCCTAAATCGTGCTGTAGGCACCAAGAGGCTTCAGGGATACATAGCAACACTGAAGGATAACTTTGGCTTCATAGAAACCTCCAATCATGACCAGGAGATATTTTTCCACTACAG TGAGGTGTGTGGGGATGTGGATAATATGGACCTGGGAGATACAGTGGAGTACACACTATCCAAGGGCAAAGGAAACAAAATCAGTGCTGAAAAGGTCACCAAAGTTGCAGCTG tgaatGATCTAGGAGAAGATGTGAGTAATACAGTGTTCCTGGGGAAAGTGGTTCGGCCCATACGCAGTGTGGACCCTTCTCAGACTGATTATCAAGGCCTTATTGAGCTCACAGAGGAAG AAGCCAGCAAGGATCAGAGTTATCCTTTCGGCATCGTTGGTATGGCCAATAAAGGTGACTGTCTACAGAAGGGTGAGATGGTCAAGTTTCAGTTGTGTACAGTGGCCCAGACAGGACAAAAGATGGCCTGCAATATTGTGCCTCAGCGTAGAGCCCTGGTGGAGTGCGTCAAAGATCAG TTTGGTTTCATCACATACGAAGTTGGAGAGAGCAAGAAGCTGTTTTTCCATGTGAAGGAGGTTCAGGATGGTCTGGAGCTCCAGGCCGGTGATGAAGTGGAGTTTTCGGTTATCCTGAACCAACGCACAGGCAAATGCAGTGCCTGCAATGTTCGCAGAGTCAG tGAGGGTCCAAAGCCAGTAGCAACACCTCGACCTGACAGACTGGTCAATCGCTTGAAGAGCATCACTCTTGATGACACCAACGCCCCTCGTCTCGTTATTATCAGACAGCCTCGTGGCCCAGACAATTCTAAG GGCTTCAATGTTGAGAGGAAACCCCGCCAACCTGGTGTTACTGACTGA